tatcatgaataagaaaatataaaataacaactttattgttgcctctagggcatatttccttcaatatcaTATTATGTATGGCTCTTCGGGGCCTCTTAAATAAATAATTTGAGTTGTaaagttatgttgtgatgccatgttttatcaacacatacttgcatgctctctctctctctctatctatctatctctctctctctctcaatcgCTCGATGAATTGTCAACCCTCAATGTTGTGTTACACACCTAAGTAATTCTTCCAAAACCAAAGATTGCGTCTCCCATGTGGCAATGGTGGTTTATCTTCTGTCTAAATTTAAGTGTGATTCTTTGCTCGGGTGCAAATTTCCACAATCGCCAACTTGCTTTGGTCTTCCAAATACTAACAAGACCGAAGTATTTTCCTTGAATGCTCATTCGGGATAGGCTCAACACTAGAGAAAGGCTTCCAAGGAATAACTGTATTGCCCTGGATAACGATTGGTGTATCCTTTGCTACAACAATGATGTCGAAAAACAGGATCATCTCATCATCTTATATTTTTTCAGTCAAAGACGCTCGAGGAAAACCTTCTTCAACTCGGCAATAACAATGAATTTGCAGACTCTGTCCACTTTGCTAGAGCCAGCTTTGCTAGTCTGCTCGTCGTCGAAAATTTCATCATCGTAGCTTGGTGTATTTGGTAAGAGAGAAATGCCAAATCTTTGACAAACTCAGCCCTAGTATTGATTATAGGTTTCACCTTTTCTTTTGAAGGAAATGTCACCTGCTTTCCTTTAGACTAAAAGTTGACAAAGCTAATGCTCTTAGAACATGTCTTAATTCTCGCCCCTTGTACGAGAGAATATCCGGTGGAAACCAAGCTATGGTGGAAACCACGTGGAAACTATGTTTTGAAGTTATGGAAAATTCTGAAGAAAATACAAGTATCTCAGAGAGATGGTGTTCTATACACATGTACAAATCCAAGTTAAAACACAAATTCATTTATGTGGTACGAAAAGACAATTCAGCAAATAGTACCAAATAGTAAATGCCACTGTTTGTTGttgaatttgtttttttttcttttgtaaGTCTTTTACTGCTTTTGTATACCCCCTTGGGTATACACCCACTTCCTGCTCTTGTAATAATCTTTTGCTCACATGGAGTCTTCCAGTCAAATAAGAAACACTAGTAGATATGCATATTTTGCCGCAATATTCGTTAACAAATTGACTCACTTTTTTATATTCATCTATGGAAGTATTCAAAAGAGTGCAAGTGCGCCTTCCTTTCCGTTCGGTGTATGCAAGCCTTTCTTGTCAACGGGTGAGTAATATTTTTGTGGATTTTGAGATTGATGATTAATAAACTCCCTACCTACTATACATGCAACAAGACTTGGACCAAGTCCAGTCAACTCTGCTAATACTACAAGTCTGGTCGCAGATGCACCTTCCGTGAAACTTCCTCTCTACATATAGGTTTGCCATAGAAATCTTCCTGTCCAATTACCATACGTACACGTGTAACTTTTTAAAGATTTTTTACATTTATTAAAACAATATCATCTTTTGTGCTCCCGATTTGAACCGCCGTTCGCCGTTCGTCATCCATTAGCTTAGTGTGTAGTAGGAGGTGGTTCACCTAATCTAGAGGTTCAGTATGTATGTACGAGCTCTTCTTGTTCAGCATGCACACATGACATGGCCACATGCTTTTGAATCAGGCAGTAATGAGGTCAATGGTAAACGTGGACTTTGCTCAGTCTTCTCCACTACCAAATCCAGCTTTATTTTGATATCTTCTTCTTTGTTATAGCTGTCTTGGCAAACAAGCAAGCTGCACATGCAGGCCTTCATACCTGTACCAAACACGAGTACTTTATTAGTACAGTTAATTAATTATGGACGTGACATTTTGTCTTCCTAAATTATCTCAGTCGGATTCTGGTATCGTCGATGAATGTTTCAGTAGCTAGTACACCTAAGGACATCTCCATGGTCAAACTTCGAATTAACGTCCCCATTTGTAATCGGATACGTCCAAATGTGTCCACGGACAGCCGAATGGACGTGACCATATAAGACTATCATCCAAAAATCTCCTACTTGTCCACCCCTGCTCCCAAATTTCTTGGATCTTCAACAGTCAATAGTAATTTGATCATACATGTAGCACTTGCAAATAAAAACAAGGAAAAGCAAAAGCATCGAATGTTCAACAAGATCCATAACCCGGATCCAACCAGCAAGCAACCGAACCGAATGAATCACTGGCCACCGCCATTTTCATAGCATGCAATGAAGCCGCTATGCAATTGGCGAACCCACGCCACTAAATCGACATTCAATTCGTCGGCCTTCACGTCCATGACCTTGGACTTCACACATTTGTTTAACCGCAAGCTTCTTCTCCTTGAGAATCTTTGCTTGCATTAGCATGAGCACTCTATAACTCTCTCCTCCTTCTTTTCCTCGGTGAGCTCAATGTGTTTGACACTTTGTCACCTCCTTCTTGTCCATGATGTCCTCCCACTTCTCCGACAATTTGGTTGCCGCCCCATTGCACTTTTCTTGATTGTGCTCCCACTTCTTCCTACTCGACCTCGACACACGGGTAGCCGGTGCAAGCCCTCCTCCAACTATGCCGCCTATTACACCAACTTTGCACACTTTGGCATTGGCGGTCTTGAGTGAATTGGCAAAGTCGCTTTGGCCATTGAACTTGATCGACAATGATGCTTCGTGAATGGATTGCCCTCATTCTTCTTGTACAACATCATCGTGAGGTCGGGCTAGGGAAACAAAACATTCACACGATCAATACGTTGTAATGCCATGCACCACAAAACATAAAGCAAATGGAGCAAAAACTTACGAGATCATTGAGTCCCATGCCACTTGGTGCCTGGTTTTTTATTAATTTGTGCGTACACACCACAAAATCACATAATTCTAGATGGATTATTCAGTGGCATACCATCGATGATTGAGTGAGCTATCATTCCGATCAAGAACCCTTTCCACATTGTACGGAGGGTAGTGCTTGTTCTCATGAAAGAACTCATGCACCCTTCTTTAAAATGCCGTCCCCCTTTGCTACGTAGTGGCAAATGGGTCAACGCTTGTGCCCGACCAAGCCAAGCCCAATAATTCGTCCTCCATCCCTCGCAGTTTTCCACTATCGTTgatgaaattcatcatcaccTCTTCGGCCACCATCGgtctttgggggggggggggggggggggggggggaggttttAGGGGGGTTCCGTCGAACAGTGTTTGGGTGCCTCGTGGACTAGGCCTCCTCCAGCGGTGTATCGACCGAACGAGTTGCACAGGTTGGTGAAGTTGTAGCTGTTATTGAGGTCAACGGTGAACAGCTCGCCGGAGTGAATGTAGGCGCCGGATTGTTGCATGGCCGTCGGCCTGAACTAGGTAGACAGGGAGTAGGATGAGGCCTCCGCGACCTAGTGCGGCACATGTCTTTTCGCTACCAGCATGGTGGCGTTGCGTGTAGGAGAGAACCATTGCGACGGACCATCTAGTCATATCATTTGAGGCCAGAGTACACCTTCGCTCCCCTCGCGAGAACTCTTATCTAGCTAGGGTTTCTCTGTCTTTCGCCAGTGCTGCTGGTCCGCCTCGCCcttgccggcgggagggctccgATTTTAGTTGTGCCATGATCAAGaagacgaggcggcggcggtttTTGAAAATAGAATGAGGTCCTCCCCGCCAAGCCCCCGTCTTGGCGATGCTTCTAGCGTCGtcggagggcgtgtggaggtgtgtttCTGGCGGATCTCGTGGGATCTGGTCTGTGTTTGTCTTCGTTGGATCCGTCTGGAGCCGGTCTTCGTTCGCCTACGTGTGTGTAGGTTGGATCCTTTCGATACGCCTCTTTTCATCGACGGCGGTTGCTTTCTGGTGTTCTGGTCTTATGAGGCCTTAGCACCACGACtttccgactgtctactacaacaatgACATTGTCCGACTCCAACAAGGGAGGGATGATGACGGCGACGCAccttcggctcgctccagtgtttgtagtcgtcggtaggtggtctacggacctggatgtaatttttacttCTTGCGTTCTTTGTACTACTATCTTAGACACTTCATGAATAGATTTGATGATTTCTCGCCAAAAAAATCACTGAGTGCATCCTTCTTGATTGGAAATTTGGAATCCATGTGAGATCTGACTGATTTGGTAAAACAGAATCGGTAATAAACACGTGTATGTATCTGCAGATATCATGTGTCCAAATCAAAATTGAATTTGATCTTCTTACTGGTTTGGTCGTAAATGGTCCAATTTTTGGAGGAGTGCCACCAACCCCCAGTCACAATCACTCATTTACCCACCCCTATAAATCTCTTTCAAAATTTGTGATCTACGTATATACTGTCCGGCCTGCAGCTACCAACAAACCAACCTGGTACGCACCACGGACCAAATCTTTTCTTATCCCCAGCCCATGAGCGCCATGCCGTCGCCGCCCATGGTGCGCgtggtgtcgtcgtcgacggtgaaGCCGCCGCCGCGGCCGAGGGAGCGCATCCCGCTCACCTCCTGGGACGCCTCCATGCTCTCCTCCAACTACATCCAGAAAGGCCTCCTCTTCCACAGGCCCACCTCATGCTCCCCGGTCAACGTCGCCGACCACCTCGCCGCGGCACTCGGCGACGCGCTCGTCCACTACTACCCCATCGCCGGCCGCTTTGCTACAGAGCAACACAGGGACGAGCACACCGGCGCCGTCGTCGGCTGCTCGGTCCACGTCGATTGCGCCGGCCAGGGCGTGGAGGTCGTGCACGCCGTGGCCGACGGGGTGACCATGGCGGACGTGCTCCCGCGCGACGCCGACGTGCCGCGCGGCGTGCTGGCGCAGTTCTTCCAGCTCACCCACGCCGTCAACTACGGCGGCCAGGAGCAGCCCCTGTTCGCCGTCCAGGTCACCGACCTCGCCGACGGGGTGTTCGTCGGCTTCGCCTACAACCACGCGCTCTCCGACGGCACCGCCTTCTGGGACTTCGTCAACTACTGGGCCGCCCTCGCGCGCGCCAGGCTCGGCCTTGAGGCGGTGCCCCCGGCGCCGAAGCCCTCGTTCGAGCGCTGGTCGCccgacggcggcgcggcggggccggcggtGCTGCCGTGCGCCGACGTGTCGGAACTCATCGAGCGGGCGCCCCCGCTGCAGCTGCGCGAGCGAATGCTGCACTTCTCGGCCGAGTCGCTGGAGGCGCTCAAGGAGCGCGCGCGAGAGGAGCTCCTGGCCGCCGGCGACACGGCGGGCGCGGCCGCACTGACCAAGTTCCAGGCGCTCTCCTCGCTGCTCTGGCGCTGCATCACCCGCGCGCGGCGGCTGGCGCCGGAGCAGGAGACGACGTGCCGCGCGGCCATCAACAACCGCGCGCGCCTCCGGCCGCAGCTCCCGCAGGAGTACTTCGGCAACACCATCTACGCCATCGGCACCGACTCCACGCGCGCCGCGGACCTGCTCGAGCGCGGGCACGgatgggcggcggcggccgtggggCGGGCCGTGGCGGCGCACACGGACGCGTCCATCAGGGCGCGCGTGGCGGCGTGGACCGCCAGGCCCATGGTGTACACGCACCGCTTCTTCGACCCCACGGGCACCATGATGGGCAGCTCGCCGCGCTTCGACATGTACGGCTGCGACTTCGGCTGGGGGAGCCCCGTGGCAGCGCGCAGCGGCATGGCCAACAAGTTCGACGGCAAGACCTCGCTCTACCCCGGCCGCGAGGGCGCCGGCAGCATCGACGCCGAGCTCACGCTGTCGCCCGACAACATGGCGGCCCTCGAGGAGGACGACGAGTTCTGGGCCGCCGTGACCCCGGACGCGCCCGTGCCttcggcgccggagaagaaggccactTGAATCATCGTCCATCGATGTCAACACCGTACCTCAACACCGTACCTCTGCTCTTCTTTATTCTGGTTGGTGCCGATCACCAAAATATGCTGGCCGATTTTCATTTTGTTCGTGTGATTGATTAACCCAATAGCAATATGCATTGTCTAATTCTTGGCTTTGAATGACAACAAGTGAAAGATGTTGGATTTGTGACAAGAAATTTGCTCtgatttgaatttttttaattttttttgcgagAAGCTCGGATTTGATTTGACTGAGGCTTCTTTCCTTCCCCTGACATGCTAGTGGGGAGTAACTTTtatgttactagtctatattACTACCTTCATATTAGGTAGTAACATATGGATGATAACATGCAAGTCTTCATTAATTGAGATATAGACTCATTTTACCTCGGGATgtgttatgttacagtaacatattatgttaccacaagCATCTCTTTCCTCATTAACTCCATGCCATATAAGCAATTTTTTCTTGGGATATGTTATGTTACTACCTAAGTTACTCTCATTATGGCTAGCCTAACTAAAATGCCACATCTTGAAAATTTGGTTCTCTCGGATACAAACAAGTGTCGTCCCAAGAACAAGACAATAGGTCTCTTTTATAACACAAGAATAGCCAGCTAAAGATGGATACACCAAAGAGATACATGGGGCAGAAGAACCAACTTGAATCGCGGAGAACAGGTAGCTCCGGTCTGTGAACTTGTTGAATCGTTCAACCATACGTGTTGTAATCGTAGCCGTATTCAATATGTCACTTTGTCATATCCGCCTCGCTGCGGGGGCGAGGACTGAAATAAGAAAGGAATGAGTTCGGCAAGATGACTTGGGTTAAGAAAAAAGAATGATATTTTGGACATGTAGTCAAACCTACCTTTATGTGAGCACTGTAACCACAACCCATATTGCTAATCAACAAGCTTAATGTAAATGAGACGGGGATCTTAATTAGGGGAAGAAGATGAACGTGAAGAATATTGATTTCAGAGAGGAGAAATGGAGAACACAAAAGATTGATATTTTAAGGCCTCATTCGGTTTGGATGAAACCAAAACGTATGAATTAGAAGTAGTATAGGAATTTGATAGGATGACACATGCCATCCTAAAGAATTGTATTTGC
This sequence is a window from Aegilops tauschii subsp. strangulata cultivar AL8/78 chromosome 7, Aet v6.0, whole genome shotgun sequence. Protein-coding genes within it:
- the LOC109750173 gene encoding uncharacterized acetyltransferase At3g50280 — protein: MSAMPSPPMVRVVSSSTVKPPPRPRERIPLTSWDASMLSSNYIQKGLLFHRPTSCSPVNVADHLAAALGDALVHYYPIAGRFATEQHRDEHTGAVVGCSVHVDCAGQGVEVVHAVADGVTMADVLPRDADVPRGVLAQFFQLTHAVNYGGQEQPLFAVQVTDLADGVFVGFAYNHALSDGTAFWDFVNYWAALARARLGLEAVPPAPKPSFERWSPDGGAAGPAVLPCADVSELIERAPPLQLRERMLHFSAESLEALKERAREELLAAGDTAGAAALTKFQALSSLLWRCITRARRLAPEQETTCRAAINNRARLRPQLPQEYFGNTIYAIGTDSTRAADLLERGHGWAAAAVGRAVAAHTDASIRARVAAWTARPMVYTHRFFDPTGTMMGSSPRFDMYGCDFGWGSPVAARSGMANKFDGKTSLYPGREGAGSIDAELTLSPDNMAALEEDDEFWAAVTPDAPVPSAPEKKAT